A segment of the Lactobacillus sp. ESL0700 genome:
AATAGTGATTCTAACCTTGTGACTTTAGGTAAATTTAATTCACCTGCTGTCTGGATTACCTTGTTTGGGTTAACGCTAACTGTTATCTTAATGGCAATGAACATTCCCGGTTCCATTTTTATTGGGATGGTCGTTACCGCTGTATTTGGCATTGTAATTGGTCAAATAGCTTTACCTAAAGCTATCATTTCCAGTGCACCAAGTATTGCTCCGACCTTCGGCCAAGCAGTTTTTCATTTAAAAGACATTAATACACCGCAACTGTTCATGGTTGTTCTGACCTTCTTGCTAGTTACCTTTTTTGATACTGCTGGTACCTTAATTGGAATGACTGAGCAAGCAGGAATGGTTGATAAAAACGGTAAAATTCCACGGATTGGTCGCGCATTCTTATCAGATTCTGCGGCAATGGTTGAAGGTGCTATTCTCGGGACAGCACCACTTGGAACTTCAGTTGAATCAAGTGCTGGTATCGCCATGGGCGGTCGTACCGGATTAACCGCAATCTTTGTTGGTATTTTATTTTTAATTAGTATGATTTTTAGTCCGCTATTAGCTGTTATTCCAACAACAGTTACTGCACCAGCGTTAATTATTGTTGGTGTTTTAATGGCTGGCAATTTGAAAAAAATCAATTGGGAAAAATTTGAGATTGCTTTGCCTGCATTCCTGACGGTTGTTGGCATGCCCCTAACTTACAGTATTTCTGATGGTTTAGCACTAGGCATGATTGCTTATCCGATTACAATGATCGCTTCTAAGCAATCTAAAAAAGTCTCACCAATGATGTACGTACTATTTGTAATTTTTATCATTTTCTTTTTAGTAACCAATATGTAATTAAGTAAACCAAAAGCCACCTTTTCAGGTGGCTTTTTTTGTATCGGCAATTTTAACCGTCATATTCAACAGCCTGTAGCTGTTTTATCTTTTCATAAACCTGACCACGCTGACCAGCATCAACTTCCAAAATCAAACTATCACCATTGTTGATTTTAGTTTGACCATTAGGAATCAAATCCCGACCACCGCGATGAATAATTTTAACCAATGTGTGCTGTGGCCACTTGATATCTACTATCTTTCGGTCAACCAAATCACTATTTTCATAAACCGAAATCGTCAGCTGGTCGCGCTGTCCTGTTACCTGAGCTGACTTTTTCTTACCCAGCATTGCTTGTGCCAAGCTGTCATAGATCGGCATCCCGCCGAGCAATTCATCAACTAGCAGCGCCACAAACGAAACCACAGCCAGTGGCATTAGGTGCAATAACGAGCCAACCATTTCCGTAATTAAAATTACGGCGGTAAACGGTGCCCGAATAATTGCCGCAAAGTAGCCCGCCATTGCAAAGATGATTAGATTAATCACCAACTTTTGAGGTAATAAATGCAGCTGTACCATTGTTAAGCCATAAATAGCACCTATTAGGGCGCCCATCGTCAAAATCGGTAAAAAGATGCCACTTGGCAATCCCGAATCATACGAAACAATTGAAAAAATAATTCTAACCAAATAGAAAAATAACAGTAATCCAACCATTGACCAGCCAGTTTTGGTGATCATCTTAGGCAAACTAAGGATTAAACGATTACCAGGACCAGTAATTAACGGCCAACAATATGCAATTGGAATCAATAAAGCTAGCGGGATCAGACCATACAACCAGTTAGGTAACAGCGTAATTTTCGCATATAATTTTTTGCAGCTAAATAAGCCTGTTTTATACAAATAACCTAACAATCCTAAAATAATTCCTAAAAATACCAGGTGCCAGTAAAGCAAAATTGGGAACGTATGGTTATAAGACAGTGCCAGCGCCGCATGCTGACCAAACAAATTGGAAACAACGAAGTCAGCAACCATTGCTCCAGCCAGAGCATTGAGCCACACGCGTTGCGAAAAATTATGAAACACTTCTTCTAGGACAAACAGGGCACCACTTAGCGGCGCACCAAATGCGGCGGCTAAGCCACTCGCCGCTCCCGTTGCAATTAGGACGCGGGCGTTAGTTTTAGTCTGACTGCAGCCCTCGCCGACTCCTTGACCGATAGTTGCCCCTAATTGAAGAGATGGTCCCTCAGGCCCTAGGAACAGGCCTGTACTAATTACTAAAATTCCACCAATTAATTTGCGCCACAAAATTGGTAGCCACTGGAGTGTCAGATTTCCTTGCAGTTGCAACTTAACCTCAGGAATTCCAGACCCACCAACATGAGGATATTGTTTAACAAAATAACCAGCTATCATCCCCACTAATGCCAGACCGCAGGCAATGATGGCGAGCCACCAAGCATTGCTATGTGCTAAATTAAATAATTTCAACCAAAAAGCCGTCATCTTTTCAATTTCTAAGCGAAAGATACCGACAATTATGCCTGTAAATAGTCCCACTAACAGGGCCTGGCCCAACAATTTTATTTCCGAATGATTGCGCAAAACTTATACTCCCCTATCTAAAACACTCTTTCCATTGTACAACAAAAAACAGCTAAATTAATTTAGCTGTTTTTGTGTTACACGTGTAACATGATTATTTTTCTTCATACCATTCTGTATGGAAGACACCAGGACGGTCATTTCTGTAGTAAGTGTGCGCACCGAAGTAATCACGTTGACCCTGAATTAGGTTAGCAGGTAAGCTTGGATTAAAAATTGATTCTAAGTAATTAAGAGCTGCACTCAAGGTTGGTGTTGGAATACCGGCTTTAGTTGCTAATGCAATTACTTGCCGCAAAGCACCAATGTTTTCAGCCATTAAGTCCTTGAAGTAACTATCTTCAAATAAATTATCCAGCTTTTTGCCGTTCTCATAAGCATTTTCAATATCTTTCAACATTGATGAACGAATAATACAGCCAGCTTCCCAATCTTGGGCAATTGCTGGGTAACGCAAATCCCATTTATAAGCATCTGCGGCCATCTTCAATTGTTGGAAGCCTTGAGCATAAGCAACAGCTTGACCTAATTGCAGTGCTTTACCCAAGTTAGCTACTAAATCACTTGGTACATCGCCATTCCAAGTAATTTCTTTACCAGCGCGTGTTGTTGCCTTAGACATAAACCGTGCTAAAACAGCTTCCGCAATTACACTGATTGGTGTTCCTAAGCGAATTGCGTCTTCAAGCATCCAGTTACCAGTACCCTTGTATGATGCCACATTCAAGATATGGTCGATTACATGGTCAGGAGTTAATTCATCTTTTTGCTTTAAGACTTCTGCCGTAATTTCACTTAAGTAAGCCTTAACGATTCCTTGGTTCCAATCAGTAAAGATTTGCGCCATTTCCTCATTAGTTTTACCAGCAACTTTTCGTAAAATATCATAAACTTCGGAAAATTCTTGCATAATGCCGTATTCAATTCCGTTATGAACCATTTTAACGTAGTGACCGCTGCCTTCGGGTCCAATAAAGCTGACACAAGGACGACCTTCAGTGTTCTTAGCAGCAATTGCTTCTAAGATAGGAGCAACTTGCTTGTAGGCTTCTTCATCGCCACCTGGCATCAAAGCTGGACCATTCAAAGCCCCTTCTTCACCACCGGAAACACCCATTCCAATAAAGTGAATGCCGTGTTCCTGCATTTCGTGAAACCGCCGGTTAGTATCGTTAAAATTGGAGTTACCACCGTCGATTAAAATATCACCCTTGTCTAGTAAGGGTAATAAAGTATGTAAAGTTTCATCAACCGGACGACCAGCAGCGATTTGAATTAAAATTTTGCGTGGTTTCTCTAATGAATTAACGAACTCTTCCCAAGAATAAGTAGGTTTTAATTTATCGTCTTCATATTTTGCAAAAGCATCGACTTCTGGCTTGTCGATACTGTAACCAGAAACTGAAAAGCCACTATTTCTGACATTTAAAGCAAGATTCTTACCCATTACAGATAAGCCAATTATTCCAAATTGTTGCATATTTTATCCTCCACTATTAAATTTATCCTCTATTATTATACTTATAAGTATGCAAAAAAGCGAAACCTTTTTATTAGTTCCGCTTTTTATTTTTTAATATTAACGATTAATTAACATTAAGCTTCTGAAGCACCTGAAGTTGCATCGTCTTCATCTACAGGACCGAAAGCATCATCGTTAACGCCGTATTTTTCAGCGAAGTAGCTGAATGGCTTCAAACCTTGTGCTTGGTACTTCTCAACGAATGCTGGGTCGTCCAAAGTGTTTAATTCAGTTGAGTATGGCATTTCGTGAGTAAGCTTAACGTCTACTAACATTGGCTTGTCAGAACTCTTCCATTCCTTAACTGCATCTTCAAATTCTTGCTTAGTACGTACAGTTACACCCTTAACGTTCATACCTTCAGCAACCTTTGCCCAGTCGTTATCTGGAAGGATAACACCTGATAATGGTTGGTGTGATTGGTCTTCTTGTTCAGCTTGGATGAAACCAAGAGTTTCGTTAGTGAAGACAACGTTCATGATGTGCATGTTGTAACGAGCTTGGGTCAATAATTCTTGACTCATCATTGCAAAACCACCGTCACCACCAAGGTTCCAAACTTCACGGTCTGGACAAGCAGTTGCAGCAGCTACAGCAGCTGGTGAACCAAAGCCCATAGTTGCGTACAAGCCTGAAGTTGCCCAAACTTGGTTATCGTGCAAGTTCATCAAACGTTGGAAGTCAATGTTGATGTTACCAACATCAATACCAAACATTGCATCGTCTGCAGCGTATTTGTTAATAATGTCAAAGATTGGTTCACGACGAATTGGCATTTCATCTGCATCGTCAAAGCTGTGTTGCCATTCTTCCCAGTTCTTACGGTCTTCAACACCAGCTTTGTAAAGTGGTGATTCTTCACGAGCTTCACCAGCATCAATGATTGCTTGCAAAGTCTTAGCACCGTCAGCCAAGATTGGTAGATCAACAGTGTGACGCTTACCCAATTTTTCTGAGTCAATATCAATTTGGATCATCTTAGCCTTAGGGTTAAAGAAGTAGCTTGAGAATGGTGAGTCGTTACCAACCCATACAACCAAGTCAGCGTGAGTTTGGATGTCGTCACTTGCCTTAGGAGCACAACGACCAATTGAACCCAAGTATGCTGGGAATGCATCTTCAACGATACCCTTAGCAATAACTGATGACATAAGTGGCATCTTGAACTTGTCTGAGAATGCCTTCAATACGTCACCGTGACCCTTAAGTCCCATACCAAAGTAAACTACTGGATTTGTAGCTTCTGCAATTAACTTAACTGCTTCATCAACTGATTCTTTAATTGGTGCAGCGTAGTTAGGCATAGCAGTTAATGAGTTAGCAGTAACTTGGAAGTTGTAGTTAATCTTGTCCCAACCGAAGTCTTTTGGCAAGATTAAAACTGCTGGACCCTTCTTAGCGTATGCTTGACGAAGAGCTTCATCCATCATCCGTGGAATTTGGTTAGCTGCTTTAACTTGGTGGTTCCAAACAGCAACGTTATCAAACCAAGGCTTTTCATCAAAAGCTTGGAAGAAGTTCATGTCTTGACGGCTAGTAGGTACGTTAGCAATGATAGCTACCATTGGAGTCTTGTCGTACTTAGCGTCGTATAAACCGTTCATCAAGTGAACAGCACCAGGTCCAGCTGAACCAAAACATACACCAACTTTACCGGTGAGCTTGTATTCAGCTGAAGCTGCTAAAGCGCCAGCTTCTTCGTGACGAACTTCGATAAACTTAAGTTTGTCTTTGAAATTAAGAATAGCATTCATAGTTGAGTCGAATGAACCACCTGGATAACCAAAGATGTGGTCAATATCCCAATCAACTAATACTTGAAGCATTGCATCTGAGCCATTAATTTTTGTCATTTGAGCGTATCTCCTTCAAATAAATCACTTACAT
Coding sequences within it:
- the spxB gene encoding pyruvate oxidase, translated to MTKINGSDAMLQVLVDWDIDHIFGYPGGSFDSTMNAILNFKDKLKFIEVRHEEAGALAASAEYKLTGKVGVCFGSAGPGAVHLMNGLYDAKYDKTPMVAIIANVPTSRQDMNFFQAFDEKPWFDNVAVWNHQVKAANQIPRMMDEALRQAYAKKGPAVLILPKDFGWDKINYNFQVTANSLTAMPNYAAPIKESVDEAVKLIAEATNPVVYFGMGLKGHGDVLKAFSDKFKMPLMSSVIAKGIVEDAFPAYLGSIGRCAPKASDDIQTHADLVVWVGNDSPFSSYFFNPKAKMIQIDIDSEKLGKRHTVDLPILADGAKTLQAIIDAGEAREESPLYKAGVEDRKNWEEWQHSFDDADEMPIRREPIFDIINKYAADDAMFGIDVGNINIDFQRLMNLHDNQVWATSGLYATMGFGSPAAVAAATACPDREVWNLGGDGGFAMMSQELLTQARYNMHIMNVVFTNETLGFIQAEQEDQSHQPLSGVILPDNDWAKVAEGMNVKGVTVRTKQEFEDAVKEWKSSDKPMLVDVKLTHEMPYSTELNTLDDPAFVEKYQAQGLKPFSYFAEKYGVNDDAFGPVDEDDATSGASEA
- a CDS encoding NCS2 family permease, with the protein product MTTLDKVFHLNDAHTTVKRELIAALTTFVSLSYILFVNPNILHAAGIDKGAAFTVTAISIAIGCFIMGLVANYPIALAPTLGSAAFFAYNVCVGMHINWQTALAAVLVASVLFILITVLKLREIVVDAIPQDMKYAISAGIGLFIAFIGLQNGKLIVNSDSNLVTLGKFNSPAVWITLFGLTLTVILMAMNIPGSIFIGMVVTAVFGIVIGQIALPKAIISSAPSIAPTFGQAVFHLKDINTPQLFMVVLTFLLVTFFDTAGTLIGMTEQAGMVDKNGKIPRIGRAFLSDSAAMVEGAILGTAPLGTSVESSAGIAMGGRTGLTAIFVGILFLISMIFSPLLAVIPTTVTAPALIIVGVLMAGNLKKINWEKFEIALPAFLTVVGMPLTYSISDGLALGMIAYPITMIASKQSKKVSPMMYVLFVIFIIFFLVTNM
- a CDS encoding ClC family H(+)/Cl(-) exchange transporter, whose translation is MRNHSEIKLLGQALLVGLFTGIIVGIFRLEIEKMTAFWLKLFNLAHSNAWWLAIIACGLALVGMIAGYFVKQYPHVGGSGIPEVKLQLQGNLTLQWLPILWRKLIGGILVISTGLFLGPEGPSLQLGATIGQGVGEGCSQTKTNARVLIATGAASGLAAAFGAPLSGALFVLEEVFHNFSQRVWLNALAGAMVADFVVSNLFGQHAALALSYNHTFPILLYWHLVFLGIILGLLGYLYKTGLFSCKKLYAKITLLPNWLYGLIPLALLIPIAYCWPLITGPGNRLILSLPKMITKTGWSMVGLLLFFYLVRIIFSIVSYDSGLPSGIFLPILTMGALIGAIYGLTMVQLHLLPQKLVINLIIFAMAGYFAAIIRAPFTAVILITEMVGSLLHLMPLAVVSFVALLVDELLGGMPIYDSLAQAMLGKKKSAQVTGQRDQLTISVYENSDLVDRKIVDIKWPQHTLVKIIHRGGRDLIPNGQTKINNGDSLILEVDAGQRGQVYEKIKQLQAVEYDG
- the gndA gene encoding NADP-dependent phosphogluconate dehydrogenase, with product MQQFGIIGLSVMGKNLALNVRNSGFSVSGYSIDKPEVDAFAKYEDDKLKPTYSWEEFVNSLEKPRKILIQIAAGRPVDETLHTLLPLLDKGDILIDGGNSNFNDTNRRFHEMQEHGIHFIGMGVSGGEEGALNGPALMPGGDEEAYKQVAPILEAIAAKNTEGRPCVSFIGPEGSGHYVKMVHNGIEYGIMQEFSEVYDILRKVAGKTNEEMAQIFTDWNQGIVKAYLSEITAEVLKQKDELTPDHVIDHILNVASYKGTGNWMLEDAIRLGTPISVIAEAVLARFMSKATTRAGKEITWNGDVPSDLVANLGKALQLGQAVAYAQGFQQLKMAADAYKWDLRYPAIAQDWEAGCIIRSSMLKDIENAYENGKKLDNLFEDSYFKDLMAENIGALRQVIALATKAGIPTPTLSAALNYLESIFNPSLPANLIQGQRDYFGAHTYYRNDRPGVFHTEWYEEK